Proteins encoded within one genomic window of Brassica rapa cultivar Chiifu-401-42 chromosome A09, CAAS_Brap_v3.01, whole genome shotgun sequence:
- the LOC103842092 gene encoding 60S ribosomal protein L7a-2 isoform X2, whose product MAPKKGVKVVAKKKTEKVTNPLFERRPKQFGIGGALPPKKDLTRYIKWPKSIRLQRQKRILKQRLKVPPALNQFTKTLDKNLATQLFKLLMKYRPEDKAAKKDRLLKKAQAEAEGKPSESKKPIVVKYGLNHVTYLIEQNKAQLVVIAHDVDPIELVVWLPALCRKMEVPYCIVKGKSRLGTVVHQKTAACLCLTTVKNEDKLEFSKILEAIKANFNDKYEEYRKKWGGGIMGSKSQAKTKAKERVLAKEAAQRMN is encoded by the exons GCACCCAAGAAGGGAGTGAAAGTTGTTGCCAAGAAAAAAACG gAGAAGGTTACGAACCCGTTGTTTGAGAGAAGGCCAAAGCAATTCGGTATCGGTGGAGCTCTCCCTCCTAAGAAGGACTTGACTCGTTACATCAAATGGCCTAAGTCCATCCGTCTCCAAAGGCAGAAGCGTATCCTCAAGCAGAGGCTCAAGGTCCCTCCTGCTTTGAACCAGTTCACCAAGACTCTTGACAAGAACCTCGCGACCCAGCTTTTCAAGCTTCTTATGAAGTACAGGCCTGAGGACAAGGCTGCAAAGAAGGATCGTCTTTTGAAAAAGGCCCAAGCCGAGGCTGAGGGAAAGCCTTCTGAATCCAAGAAGCCCATTGTTGTCAAGTATGGGCTCAACCACGTGACTTACTTGATCGAGCAGAACAAGGCGCAGCTTGTTGTCATTGCTCACGATGTTGACCCCATTGAGCTTGTCGTCTGGTTACCTGCTCTTTGCAGGAAGATGGAAGTGCCTTACTGCATTGTTAAAGGCAAATCTCGTCTTGGAACG GTTGTTCACCAGAAGACCGCTGCTTGCTTGTGCTTGACCACTGTCAAGAACGAGGATAAGCTCGAGTTCAGCAAAATCCTTGAAGCTATCAAG GCAAACTTCAACGACAAGTACGAGGAGTACAGGAAGAAGTGGGGAGGAGGCATAATGGGATCCAAGTCTCAAGCCAAGACCA
- the LOC103842092 gene encoding 60S ribosomal protein L7a-2 isoform X1 translates to MAPKKGVKVVAKKKTEKVTNPLFERRPKQFGIGGALPPKKDLTRYIKWPKSIRLQRQKRILKQRLKVPPALNQFTKTLDKNLATQLFKLLMKYRPEDKAAKKDRLLKKAQAEAEGKPSESKKPIVVKYGLNHVTYLIEQNKAQLVVIAHDVDPIELVVWLPALCRKMEVPYCIVKGKSRLGTVVHQKTAACLCLTTVKNEDKLEFSKILEAIKANFNDKYEEYRKKWGGGIMGSKSQAKTKAKERVLAKEAAQRMN, encoded by the exons ATG GCACCCAAGAAGGGAGTGAAAGTTGTTGCCAAGAAAAAAACG gAGAAGGTTACGAACCCGTTGTTTGAGAGAAGGCCAAAGCAATTCGGTATCGGTGGAGCTCTCCCTCCTAAGAAGGACTTGACTCGTTACATCAAATGGCCTAAGTCCATCCGTCTCCAAAGGCAGAAGCGTATCCTCAAGCAGAGGCTCAAGGTCCCTCCTGCTTTGAACCAGTTCACCAAGACTCTTGACAAGAACCTCGCGACCCAGCTTTTCAAGCTTCTTATGAAGTACAGGCCTGAGGACAAGGCTGCAAAGAAGGATCGTCTTTTGAAAAAGGCCCAAGCCGAGGCTGAGGGAAAGCCTTCTGAATCCAAGAAGCCCATTGTTGTCAAGTATGGGCTCAACCACGTGACTTACTTGATCGAGCAGAACAAGGCGCAGCTTGTTGTCATTGCTCACGATGTTGACCCCATTGAGCTTGTCGTCTGGTTACCTGCTCTTTGCAGGAAGATGGAAGTGCCTTACTGCATTGTTAAAGGCAAATCTCGTCTTGGAACG GTTGTTCACCAGAAGACCGCTGCTTGCTTGTGCTTGACCACTGTCAAGAACGAGGATAAGCTCGAGTTCAGCAAAATCCTTGAAGCTATCAAG GCAAACTTCAACGACAAGTACGAGGAGTACAGGAAGAAGTGGGGAGGAGGCATAATGGGATCCAAGTCTCAAGCCAAGACCA